The Peribacillus sp. FSL E2-0218 genome contains a region encoding:
- a CDS encoding heme ABC transporter ATP-binding protein — MLEVKGLTGGYDNKSVLDSISFDVQKGELFGILGPNGSGKTTLLSMLSGVLAYKQGSIRIKGKDLQDYSAKQLARVIAVLPQHSSLAFSYTVKETVSLGRYAHQTGWFHSWSEEDERIVQRVMKQTGVAEFQDLHFERLSGGERQRVLLAQALAQEPEVLFLDEPTNHLDLSYQKELLDLMRKMAKEQELTVISIFHDLNLAGLYCDRLLLLAKGKIQALAAPHEVLQQDRIQEVYRTTIEKHPHPALPKPQMFIVPQKHGSDYEPFEINESHLTVGREMIRLNAPNPLRTMSSGVTGSGMGWHRYFVNRHVHHDYDCADHLAEMADYLKANNIDPQETVGMMTAVFLDTAAFQLVKAEGFSVFIIVTAGVGNAIDASLADRHSWSSAPGTINTWIFVNGHLAEEAFIHSIVTATEAKVKALHDLQVLDKVTNTYATGTSTDSISIAATQRGEKLQYAGTITPLGKLISRGVYDCTAEAIRNSRKRNEAL, encoded by the coding sequence ATGCTTGAAGTTAAAGGGTTAACAGGTGGATATGATAACAAAAGCGTTTTGGATTCCATCTCTTTCGACGTTCAAAAAGGAGAACTATTCGGGATCCTCGGTCCAAACGGCAGCGGAAAAACGACGCTGTTGAGTATGCTCAGCGGGGTGCTCGCTTACAAGCAAGGAAGCATACGGATCAAAGGAAAAGATTTGCAGGATTATTCGGCAAAACAGCTTGCACGGGTCATTGCGGTGCTTCCTCAACATTCCTCGTTAGCTTTTTCGTATACGGTGAAGGAAACGGTCTCGCTTGGGAGGTACGCCCATCAAACAGGCTGGTTCCACAGCTGGTCTGAGGAGGATGAAAGGATTGTCCAACGGGTGATGAAACAAACGGGAGTGGCCGAATTCCAGGATCTTCATTTCGAACGGCTATCAGGAGGGGAGAGACAGCGGGTCTTGCTGGCCCAGGCGCTGGCCCAGGAGCCTGAAGTACTTTTTTTGGATGAGCCGACGAACCACTTGGATCTATCGTATCAAAAGGAACTTCTTGATTTGATGAGGAAGATGGCAAAGGAGCAGGAATTGACCGTCATATCGATTTTTCATGACTTGAATCTGGCTGGATTATATTGTGATCGGCTCTTGCTGCTTGCAAAAGGGAAAATCCAAGCCCTTGCTGCCCCTCATGAAGTGCTTCAACAGGACCGGATCCAGGAAGTCTATCGTACGACGATTGAAAAGCATCCGCATCCTGCACTTCCGAAGCCGCAAATGTTCATCGTTCCCCAAAAGCATGGCAGCGATTACGAACCATTCGAAATCAATGAATCCCATTTGACGGTCGGGCGGGAGATGATCCGGTTGAATGCCCCCAATCCCCTTAGAACGATGTCTTCTGGAGTGACTGGATCGGGGATGGGCTGGCATCGATATTTCGTGAATAGGCACGTCCATCACGATTATGATTGCGCCGACCATCTTGCGGAAATGGCGGATTATTTAAAAGCCAATAACATCGATCCGCAGGAAACGGTAGGGATGATGACGGCAGTCTTCCTTGATACGGCTGCCTTCCAATTAGTAAAAGCGGAAGGTTTCTCGGTTTTCATCATCGTGACGGCTGGAGTCGGCAATGCGATCGACGCTTCATTAGCGGACCGCCACTCCTGGAGTTCTGCGCCAGGGACCATCAATACATGGATATTCGTAAATGGCCACCTGGCAGAAGAAGCGTTCATTCACAGCATCGTTACCGCGACCGAGGCAAAAGTAAAAGCGCTTCATGATTTGCAGGTGCTGGACAAGGTGACGAACACCTATGCGACAGGAACATCGACCGATAGCATCTCGATTGCAGCGACACAAAGAGGGGAGAAGCTTCAATATGCAGGAACCATCACCCCGCTAGGGAAGCTGATCAGCCGCGGAGTATATGATTGTACCGCCGAAGCAATAAGGAATAGTCGTAAACGGAATGAGGCATTATGA
- a CDS encoding bifunctional adenosylcobinamide kinase/adenosylcobinamide-phosphate guanylyltransferase, with protein MEKARLCFVTGGVRSGKSSFAERKALEYARLMEGNLHYLACGRGSDAEMGERILRHQKDRQRSPIAWQTSEYATDITRIAAKIDSDSIILLDCLTTLLDHELFGPGVPLEAEFLHSIQAKIISAIDELRQQSGCLIIVSNEVVQEPIFQNELLHIYGRMLGKLHRTIVGQADEAYLVESGIPLQMKGGKQA; from the coding sequence GTGGAAAAGGCAAGGCTCTGCTTTGTAACTGGCGGTGTCCGCAGCGGGAAAAGCAGTTTTGCAGAAAGAAAAGCGCTGGAATATGCACGCCTGATGGAGGGGAACTTGCATTACCTCGCCTGCGGGCGTGGCAGTGATGCTGAAATGGGGGAACGCATCCTAAGGCACCAAAAAGACAGGCAAAGAAGCCCGATCGCTTGGCAGACCTCTGAATATGCAACGGATATTACTAGAATCGCAGCGAAAATAGATTCCGATTCCATCATCCTGCTCGATTGCCTGACAACCTTGCTCGATCATGAACTTTTCGGTCCTGGAGTTCCGCTTGAAGCGGAATTTTTACATAGCATTCAGGCAAAAATCATCAGCGCCATCGATGAGCTAAGACAACAATCGGGCTGCTTGATCATCGTCAGCAATGAAGTGGTCCAGGAACCGATTTTCCAAAATGAATTGCTGCATATATACGGAAGGATGCTTGGCAAGCTCCATCGAACGATCGTAGGACAGGCGGATGAGGCGTATCTTGTTGAATCGGGGATTCCGTTGCAGATGAAGGGAGGAAAACAGGCATGA
- the cobS gene encoding adenosylcobinamide-GDP ribazoletransferase → MNGWIGFLINLQFFTVFPIKKQLPMERKYMHRAIQTFPLVGLLLGVIMGGALYVLVEWTPFSSLAIAFFLWFLTIALSGGLHLDGWIDASDAFFSYQDKERRLEIMKDSRTGAFGVISVIVLLAARFLFIYEIVERANEWTYFLIIALPLLSKCVMGYLLIRMPLAKEEGLGAFFQQAVKKSSLPIYGLYLLASLAAALVIDVKLVALLVIMCLAALLFLLYLKRKINSWFGGITGDVLGASVEGVELWLWLILWLLHYFAMG, encoded by the coding sequence ATGAACGGATGGATCGGATTTTTAATCAACCTGCAGTTCTTTACGGTTTTTCCAATCAAAAAGCAGCTTCCGATGGAAAGGAAATATATGCACCGGGCCATTCAAACCTTTCCCTTGGTAGGCCTTTTACTAGGTGTGATCATGGGCGGAGCCTTATATGTGCTAGTGGAGTGGACGCCGTTTTCATCCCTTGCGATTGCCTTTTTCCTTTGGTTTTTGACAATTGCGTTATCGGGCGGCCTGCACCTTGATGGTTGGATCGATGCTAGCGATGCTTTTTTTTCCTATCAGGATAAAGAGCGCAGATTGGAGATCATGAAGGATTCGAGAACAGGTGCATTCGGTGTCATCTCCGTCATCGTACTTTTGGCCGCGAGATTTCTCTTCATCTATGAAATCGTCGAACGGGCCAATGAATGGACTTACTTCTTGATCATCGCTCTGCCGCTCTTGAGCAAATGCGTGATGGGTTATTTACTGATCCGGATGCCGCTTGCTAAAGAAGAAGGGCTGGGCGCATTTTTTCAACAGGCGGTAAAGAAGAGCAGTTTACCCATATACGGACTGTATCTCCTTGCGAGCCTGGCCGCGGCCTTGGTCATCGATGTTAAGCTTGTTGCCCTACTTGTTATCATGTGCTTGGCAGCGCTACTTTTCCTGCTTTATCTCAAACGTAAAATCAACAGCTGGTTCGGCGGGATAACCGGGGATGTCTTGGGGGCATCCGTGGAAGGGGTTGAGCTTTGGTTATGGCTGATTCTGTGGCTATTACACTACTTCGCCATGGGCTGA
- a CDS encoding bifunctional adenosylcobinamide kinase/adenosylcobinamide-phosphate guanylyltransferase, translating into MHFVTGGAYNGKSEWVKRVYELESEVLWLSGYQKEQPRRKDFQGKTVVLQGLDGWIQADARKMTTDSIREKWQEIIADWRIWEKERAERSCIVIGSDLSKGIVPMKATDRRWRDACGWVYQDVASLSSRVDIIWYGINQRIK; encoded by the coding sequence ATGCACTTTGTTACAGGCGGTGCCTATAATGGAAAATCTGAATGGGTAAAGCGGGTGTATGAACTGGAGAGTGAGGTCCTGTGGCTTTCCGGTTATCAAAAAGAACAGCCAAGGCGAAAGGATTTCCAAGGCAAGACCGTCGTATTGCAAGGCTTGGATGGCTGGATTCAGGCGGATGCCAGAAAGATGACGACTGATTCAATTCGCGAAAAATGGCAGGAAATCATCGCCGACTGGCGAATATGGGAGAAGGAAAGGGCTGAACGCAGCTGCATCGTCATCGGCTCTGACCTATCCAAAGGAATCGTGCCGATGAAAGCAACCGATCGTCGCTGGCGTGATGCCTGCGGCTGGGTCTATCAGGATGTGGCATCCTTATCGAGCCGGGTTGATATCATCTGGTATGGAATTAACCAGCGAATAAAATAG
- the cobD gene encoding threonine-phosphate decarboxylase CobD produces the protein MKLPSHGSNPHYLYEALEIEMPGSIIDFSANINPLGPPLRIKERWSGFFEGVMHYPDPHAVELTKAIAEKEALPMASVLVGNGGAEIIMLVASILTDRKVLIIQPAFAEYEQACLAAGCEVDFHQLDAPDWQLDVARLIPRLREYDAVFLCTPNNPTGVSFDRGAVMELISECQKADCLVVIDEAFYDFTEDAFTYAPLINRFPHLLVLRSMTKIFAIPGLRLGYLLAESNIIKTVKSYKPHWSVNQVALEVGRICLEEEAYISETREYIQSQKQKLSRFYRELGVTVSDSTVNFYLLKDETLSLFPFLLKRGIVPRHTDNFPGVDGMWLRFAVKDERDNEALMEGVRQWKRQGSAL, from the coding sequence TTGAAATTACCATCTCATGGTTCTAATCCACATTATCTTTACGAAGCGCTGGAAATCGAAATGCCTGGATCGATCATCGATTTCAGCGCAAACATCAACCCATTGGGACCGCCTTTGCGAATCAAGGAACGATGGTCCGGTTTTTTTGAAGGGGTCATGCATTACCCGGACCCCCATGCCGTTGAACTGACAAAAGCGATTGCAGAGAAAGAAGCGCTTCCCATGGCATCGGTTTTGGTAGGGAACGGTGGTGCAGAGATCATCATGTTGGTGGCCAGCATTTTGACCGATCGGAAGGTGTTGATCATCCAGCCGGCTTTTGCGGAATATGAGCAAGCTTGTTTGGCAGCTGGTTGTGAGGTCGACTTCCACCAGCTTGATGCTCCTGATTGGCAGCTGGATGTGGCTCGCTTGATTCCGAGATTACGTGAATATGATGCGGTTTTCCTCTGCACTCCCAATAACCCGACGGGCGTGTCATTTGACCGTGGGGCTGTGATGGAATTGATCAGCGAATGCCAAAAAGCGGATTGCCTGGTTGTCATCGATGAGGCGTTTTATGATTTTACCGAGGACGCCTTTACGTATGCGCCATTAATCAACCGATTTCCACATTTGCTTGTTCTAAGGTCGATGACGAAAATCTTTGCGATTCCGGGCTTGAGACTAGGCTATTTACTTGCCGAATCGAACATCATCAAGACGGTGAAAAGCTATAAACCGCATTGGAGCGTCAACCAAGTCGCATTGGAAGTGGGCAGAATCTGTCTAGAAGAAGAGGCATATATAAGTGAAACAAGAGAATATATTCAATCACAAAAACAGAAACTATCCCGGTTTTATCGGGAGCTTGGAGTAACAGTCTCCGACAGCACGGTCAATTTTTACTTACTGAAAGATGAAACGCTCTCTTTGTTTCCCTTTTTGCTGAAAAGAGGAATCGTCCCGCGTCATACCGATAATTTTCCCGGGGTGGACGGAATGTGGCTCAGGTTTGCAGTGAAGGATGAACGTGATAACGAGGCGCTGATGGAGGGGGTAAGGCAGTGGAAAAGGCAAGGCTCTGCTTTGTAA
- a CDS encoding cob(I)yrinic acid a,c-diamide adenosyltransferase — translation MKIYTRTGDKGQTSVIGGRLDKDDIRVESYGTVDEVNSYIGLAVAELDAALFADVLADLEKIQHELFDCGGDLATVSEKAPQKLTDEAITYLEERIDAFIVEAPELEKFILPGGSKAAATIHIARTVTRRAERLVVSLIKSGAAVSPLSLQYLNRLSDYFFAVARVINFRLGVKDVEYIRSANVFRGGKRKEKE, via the coding sequence ATGAAAATCTATACGCGTACAGGAGATAAAGGACAAACGAGTGTTATCGGGGGGCGCCTTGACAAGGACGACATCCGGGTCGAATCATATGGAACGGTCGATGAGGTGAATAGCTATATCGGCCTTGCGGTGGCTGAATTGGACGCAGCGCTATTTGCCGATGTACTGGCAGATCTCGAGAAAATCCAGCATGAGTTATTTGACTGTGGCGGTGATCTGGCGACGGTATCCGAGAAGGCCCCGCAAAAGCTGACGGATGAGGCGATTACGTATTTGGAAGAACGGATTGACGCGTTCATCGTCGAAGCGCCGGAATTGGAAAAATTCATTTTGCCAGGCGGATCGAAAGCGGCAGCAACCATCCATATCGCCCGTACGGTTACTAGAAGGGCGGAACGATTGGTCGTTTCCTTGATCAAGTCGGGCGCAGCCGTCTCCCCTTTATCGCTTCAATATTTAAACCGTTTATCGGATTACTTCTTTGCGGTAGCACGTGTCATCAACTTCCGGCTAGGTGTGAAAGATGTGGAATACATCCGCAGTGCAAATGTATTCCGTGGAGGGAAAAGAAAGGAAAAGGAGTAA
- a CDS encoding histidine phosphatase family protein, with the protein MADSVAITLLRHGLTVANERRAYLGWSDSPLSAEGEKQIQALRGSYPMYEKIHTSDLPRCVETARLLFPDAEIIKNRSFREMNFGHWEGRTYDELKRDSKYLDWLEHPMEAMVPGGESYPEFSERVQNGWNEWMADEEGPYVLMTHGGVIRDLLVRFAPAEKAFFDWGISHGRGYELIWKDRNSLRRGERCTLLQAVPIMENLNG; encoded by the coding sequence ATGGCTGATTCTGTGGCTATTACACTACTTCGCCATGGGCTGACAGTAGCGAATGAGCGAAGAGCCTATCTAGGCTGGAGCGATTCACCTTTAAGTGCAGAAGGAGAGAAGCAAATTCAGGCTTTAAGGGGTTCTTACCCCATGTACGAAAAAATCCATACGAGCGATTTACCTCGTTGTGTGGAAACGGCAAGGCTGCTGTTTCCGGATGCTGAAATTATCAAAAACCGCTCCTTCCGCGAAATGAACTTCGGTCATTGGGAAGGGCGGACATACGATGAATTGAAGCGTGATAGCAAATATCTGGATTGGCTGGAACACCCCATGGAGGCCATGGTGCCTGGCGGGGAAAGCTACCCGGAATTTTCGGAACGGGTCCAAAATGGCTGGAACGAATGGATGGCCGATGAGGAAGGCCCTTATGTTTTAATGACCCATGGCGGGGTGATCCGGGATTTATTGGTCCGCTTTGCCCCGGCGGAGAAGGCTTTTTTCGATTGGGGCATATCCCACGGCAGGGGCTATGAGCTGATTTGGAAGGACCGGAACAGTTTAAGGAGGGGTGAGCGATGCACTTTGTTACAGGCGGTGCCTATAATGGAAAATCTGAATGGGTAA
- a CDS encoding polysaccharide deacetylase family protein, with amino-acid sequence MAAVFVVFILAGCSQGVLEKIGKKTAAPIVEENIEVAAAEENEAEIDSEDGANPERIDTSGWIRAESAVRLPILMYHSISEGNNLRVPKEEFRLQMAWLRENGYQTLSPNEAFLVLSENIMPSEKCVWITFDDGYTDNYTEAFPILKEYELKATIFMIGKSIGKAHHLTEDQMMEMSANGISIESHTINHLELNRMTSGQQEAEMVQSKDLFDRILNQETTVLSYPVGRYNEESLRLSEEAGYKMAVTTEPGGATSDQGMHALHRVRISPGLSVGGFASLIENASNY; translated from the coding sequence ATGGCAGCAGTGTTTGTAGTTTTCATTTTAGCTGGCTGTTCACAAGGTGTTTTAGAGAAAATAGGTAAAAAGACGGCTGCGCCGATTGTGGAAGAGAATATCGAGGTGGCTGCAGCAGAGGAGAATGAGGCCGAAATAGATTCGGAGGATGGAGCAAATCCTGAACGAATCGACACGAGTGGCTGGATAAGGGCCGAGTCCGCGGTTAGGCTTCCGATATTGATGTATCACAGCATATCGGAGGGGAATAACCTTCGGGTGCCGAAGGAGGAATTCCGGCTGCAAATGGCTTGGCTTCGGGAAAATGGCTACCAGACTTTATCGCCTAATGAAGCCTTTCTCGTTTTAAGCGAAAATATAATGCCAAGTGAAAAGTGTGTCTGGATTACTTTTGATGATGGCTATACAGATAACTACACCGAGGCTTTTCCTATATTGAAGGAATATGAGTTGAAAGCGACCATCTTCATGATCGGGAAGTCCATTGGTAAAGCTCATCACCTGACGGAAGATCAAATGATGGAGATGAGTGCGAATGGGATTTCCATCGAGAGTCATACAATCAACCATCTTGAGCTGAACCGGATGACTTCCGGACAGCAGGAAGCTGAAATGGTCCAGTCCAAGGATTTATTCGATCGCATTCTGAACCAGGAGACGACGGTACTTTCGTATCCAGTCGGCCGTTATAACGAGGAGAGCCTCAGGTTATCGGAAGAAGCCGGATACAAGATGGCAGTCACCACCGAACCTGGCGGGGCAACAAGTGATCAAGGGATGCATGCCCTGCATCGCGTTCGGATTTCACCGGGATTATCCGTAGGGGGATTTGCATCACTGATTGAAAATGCGTCCAATTACTGA
- a CDS encoding iron ABC transporter permease yields the protein MPNQSIRTYLTTKWALAYLLASLFLLFASTIGISFGSVSVPIPVLMQIIGKEIFHLPISADPDVMLTNIVMNIRLPRVLLAGLVGACLAIAGAAFQGLLRNPLADPYTLGISSGASVGAVVTLFLNISLPFIGLYTLPALSILCSVITIFCVLTFAKKMDRSMKVETIILTGIIFSSFLSAFISLMIALTGEELRQIIGWLMGSVSMRGWNYIGIILPFFIIGSLILIMNTRELNAMTFGEDRAKHLGVDVQRRKMWILIAGSILTGAAVAVSGTIGFVGLVIPHLVRRIWGPDHRHLLPLSLLVGSGFLILADLVARTIIAPSELPIGVITSLIGAPAFALILLRRRRVGRTDA from the coding sequence TTGCCAAATCAATCTATCCGAACGTATTTGACAACTAAATGGGCGCTTGCTTATTTGCTTGCGTCATTGTTTTTACTTTTTGCCAGTACGATCGGCATCTCATTCGGTTCGGTGTCCGTACCGATCCCCGTACTTATGCAAATAATCGGCAAGGAGATTTTTCATTTGCCGATTTCCGCTGATCCCGATGTGATGCTGACGAATATCGTGATGAACATCCGTTTGCCGCGTGTATTGCTTGCTGGTTTGGTCGGGGCATGCTTGGCGATCGCGGGTGCGGCATTTCAGGGGCTGCTCCGGAATCCGCTTGCCGATCCCTACACGCTCGGGATATCGTCAGGAGCATCAGTCGGGGCAGTGGTGACGTTATTCCTGAATATATCACTCCCGTTCATCGGCTTATATACGCTTCCTGCATTGAGCATCTTATGTTCCGTGATTACGATTTTTTGTGTGCTGACATTCGCAAAAAAAATGGATCGATCGATGAAGGTCGAAACGATCATTTTGACCGGAATCATCTTCAGCTCGTTTTTAAGCGCCTTCATATCCTTGATGATTGCGTTGACGGGGGAGGAATTAAGACAAATCATCGGCTGGCTCATGGGCAGCGTGTCCATGCGCGGGTGGAATTATATCGGAATCATTCTGCCGTTTTTCATCATTGGCTCGTTGATTCTGATCATGAATACGAGGGAATTGAATGCGATGACCTTCGGGGAGGACCGGGCAAAACATTTAGGTGTCGACGTGCAGAGGCGGAAAATGTGGATCCTGATCGCGGGCTCGATATTGACGGGCGCAGCGGTTGCCGTTTCAGGCACGATCGGCTTTGTAGGGCTGGTGATTCCCCATTTGGTCCGGAGGATATGGGGGCCAGATCATAGGCATCTGCTTCCGTTATCATTGCTGGTAGGAAGCGGGTTCTTGATTTTGGCAGATCTTGTGGCACGGACGATCATCGCCCCGTCGGAACTGCCGATCGGGGTCATCACCTCACTGATCGGGGCACCTGCATTTGCCCTCATTTTATTAAGGAGACGGAGAGTGGGTAGGACGGATGCTTGA
- a CDS encoding ABC transporter substrate-binding protein has translation MNVKKIFGLILVMVLTAGMMVGCSGTADEGKGKQQTNQATQQAFPVTIKDATGEKVTIEEKPKKIVTLIPSNTEVVFALGLGNKVIGVSDNDNYPEETKDIEKVGGMEMNTELIVSLKPDLVLAHASSAHNSKEGLQQLKDAGIDVLVVNDAQSFNEVYKSIDMIGMATGEQAKAKDIITDMKTKLKVISEKAKSVKESERKTVLVEVSPSPDIYTPGKNTFMNEMLVMISADNAAADVDGWAKMDEESMIAANPDVIITTYGYYTKDPVSGVTGRKGWQDVTAVKNAQVFDVHSDLVTRSGPRLIEGVEELAKSIYPNVFDN, from the coding sequence ATGAACGTGAAGAAGATTTTTGGCCTGATACTGGTGATGGTGCTGACGGCTGGCATGATGGTTGGCTGCAGCGGCACGGCCGATGAAGGAAAAGGAAAGCAGCAGACGAATCAGGCTACACAACAAGCCTTCCCGGTTACGATTAAAGATGCAACGGGCGAAAAGGTGACGATAGAAGAAAAACCGAAGAAAATCGTTACGTTGATACCAAGCAATACGGAAGTGGTCTTTGCGCTTGGTTTAGGTAATAAGGTTATTGGCGTGTCCGACAATGATAATTACCCGGAAGAAACGAAGGATATCGAAAAAGTGGGCGGCATGGAGATGAACACGGAATTGATCGTATCCTTGAAGCCCGATCTTGTTCTTGCCCATGCATCGAGTGCCCATAATTCGAAGGAGGGGCTCCAGCAGCTTAAGGATGCGGGAATAGATGTGCTTGTAGTCAATGATGCCCAAAGCTTCAATGAGGTGTACAAATCCATTGATATGATCGGGATGGCAACAGGCGAGCAAGCTAAGGCAAAAGACATCATCACGGACATGAAAACGAAGCTGAAGGTTATTTCTGAGAAGGCCAAATCGGTAAAGGAATCGGAAAGAAAGACCGTTTTAGTGGAGGTTTCGCCGTCCCCGGATATCTATACACCTGGTAAAAATACATTCATGAATGAAATGCTTGTGATGATCTCAGCTGATAATGCTGCAGCGGATGTGGATGGCTGGGCCAAAATGGATGAAGAGTCGATGATTGCAGCCAATCCGGATGTCATCATTACGACTTATGGTTATTACACAAAAGACCCGGTAAGTGGAGTGACGGGCCGAAAAGGGTGGCAAGACGTAACGGCGGTTAAGAATGCCCAAGTCTTTGATGTCCATTCCGACTTGGTGACCCGTTCAGGTCCACGTTTAATAGAGGGAGTAGAGGAACTTGCCAAATCAATCTATCCGAACGTATTTGACAACTAA
- the cbiB gene encoding adenosylcobinamide-phosphate synthase CbiB has translation MIYHHLFAVTLAFFLDLIIGDPPNWPHPVKWIGTMISKLDRTFNEGVHKKRNGLFMLAIVLTTVLLLTGLSVYLAYLIHPLAGIIWEAAVISTTIAQKGLKQAGMEVCRPLNERDFPEARLKLSYIVGRDTDMLDESEIVRGTVETVAENTSDGVTAPLFWAAVGGAPLAMVYRAINTCDSMVGYNNNKYGQFGWASAKLDDIANYLPSRLTGFLMLVCSKSSHHDLQGRWRILFSDAKKHPSPNSGWCEAAVAAILGVQLGGLNMYKGVVSDRARMGVPLVPLEAKHIPKTIAIMHRSSFLFLLMLWLGGIAFEITISWF, from the coding sequence ATGATCTATCATCACCTTTTTGCCGTTACGCTGGCGTTTTTCCTTGATTTGATAATAGGAGATCCGCCGAATTGGCCGCATCCAGTCAAATGGATCGGAACGATGATAAGCAAGCTCGATCGCACATTCAATGAAGGCGTACATAAGAAAAGAAATGGACTGTTCATGCTGGCTATCGTCTTGACGACGGTACTATTGCTTACAGGTCTGTCGGTTTATTTGGCCTATCTTATCCATCCGCTGGCGGGAATCATTTGGGAAGCTGCCGTGATTTCCACTACGATTGCCCAAAAGGGTTTGAAGCAGGCTGGAATGGAGGTGTGCCGTCCGCTGAATGAAAGGGATTTTCCTGAAGCGCGGCTTAAGCTTTCCTATATCGTCGGCCGTGATACCGACATGCTTGATGAGTCCGAAATAGTCAGGGGCACTGTTGAAACCGTAGCTGAAAATACGAGTGATGGAGTAACGGCCCCGTTGTTTTGGGCAGCGGTTGGCGGGGCGCCGCTTGCGATGGTATACAGGGCAATCAATACGTGTGATTCGATGGTTGGCTACAATAATAATAAATATGGCCAATTTGGCTGGGCTTCGGCAAAGCTCGATGATATCGCGAACTACCTTCCCAGCCGTCTCACTGGATTTTTGATGCTAGTATGCTCGAAGTCTAGCCATCATGATCTTCAGGGCAGATGGAGGATCTTATTCAGTGATGCGAAGAAACATCCAAGTCCGAATAGCGGCTGGTGTGAAGCAGCCGTAGCGGCGATTTTGGGTGTGCAGCTTGGCGGGCTCAATATGTACAAAGGAGTAGTTTCTGACCGGGCGCGCATGGGTGTTCCGCTTGTTCCGCTGGAGGCAAAACATATACCAAAAACGATTGCCATCATGCATCGATCGTCTTTTCTATTTTTACTGATGCTTTGGCTGGGGGGAATTGCATTTGAAATTACCATCTCATGGTTCTAA